Part of the Flavobacterium okayamense genome, AGGAAGTTTATTTTCAGTGTATAATTTTTGAGGAAGTTCTAACATTCTCTTATCTAAGTAATTTGCTCTCGCAACATATACAAATGCATCGGCATATTTAGCAACAATTAATGTATCGGTAACTAAACTGACTGGCGCTGTATCTACAATTATATAATCGTATTCACTTTTAACCTCGTCAAAAAGTTTTTCCATTTTACCATTCATTAATAACTCGGCTGGATTTGGCGGAATTACACCTGATGGTAAGATATCTAAATTTGCAATTTCTTTAGACGCAACAATTAAATCTTTAATAGAACTAAGTGATTTATCTGCTAAGAAATTTGTTACTCCCTTTGAAGGAACCGTAACATATTCGTCTAATTTAGGGTTTCTTACATCTAAACCTATTAATAATACTTTTTTATCAGAATGCGCAATTATCGAAGCTACATTAACAGAAATAAATGTTTTACCTTCTTTAGGATAAGTAGATGTTAAAAATATTGTTTTTGCTTTTTCACTCTGAGCATTATTCAGTAAGAATTCTAAATTAGTTCTTACGATTCGAAGCGCTTCAGCGGTTCCACTTCTATCAGAAGATTGAATAATAAGATTATTACCTTCCATTCTAGGAACTTCTCCCAAAAATGGAATGGTTAATTTATTTTCAATATCACCTCTAGATTTAACTTTTGTATCGAATAAATTTATTACGTAAATAATTGCAAAAGGAATTAATAAACCTATTATAATGGCACCTAAATAAATTAAACGACGATTTGGAGCAACAGGAGATGTTGAAGCCAATGCCTCATCTATTACTTTAGCATTTGGTGCAGTAACCGCAAGGGATATTGCCGTTTCTTCACGTTTTTGTAATAAGTATAAATACAAAGCTTCTTTTACATTCTGCTTTCTAAAAATATCTTTATACACTTTCTCTTGTGTAGGAATTTGAGATATTTTTCCACTTAAAATAGCATTTTGTCGCTTTAAATCTCTTTGTTTAATTACTAAATTAGATTTTAGTTGCTTTAAACTAGATGCTACAGTTTCTCTTAAAGCTGCAATTTTGTTATCGATATTTTGTACTAAAACATTTTTCTCAGCTGCCGATTTTAGAAGCCGATTACGTTCTAAAACCAATCTGTTATAATCATTAATTTGACTTGAAGCACCTTGTTCTGCAGGAATAATGTTTGAAGGGATTAATTCATTATCATTGGTTTGAATATAACTCAACATAGATTCTACGACCTTTAGTTGAGTTTCATTTTCGATATCCATTTTTTCAAACTCACTAGCATTTTCAAGATAAAGACCAGCTTCAGAGACAATATCAGTTACTCTATTATCTTTTTTAAAACGCTCTACATCTTCTTCAACATCTTTTAACTCTTCTGTAATTAATTCCAGACGCTTTTCAATAAACTCCGATGTATTTTCAGCAACATACTTTTTATCATTAACTGCATCTTCGTTATAGTTTGTTACTAATACATTTAAAAAATCTTCTGCTTTTTCCTTAACAGGATCTACTAATGAAAGTTCAATTACACTCGAATACTTATTTAATGTTGTTACCATTAAACGAGATTTAAGTCCTTCAACTACATTTTTGATTGGTGTAATTTGTAAACCAATATTAAAAACTTTCTTGTCTTTGTAGAATTCAGTTTTTAGAAGTACAGCTTTTTGTCTTTCTAATTCAAAAGGATTATCGAAACTATATACACCTAATTTATTATCTGAAACATCAAATATTGTAAATTCTTTTTCCGATTTACTTTCTATTCGGTAATAATGTCCTTTGTTTTTAAATTCTTCAGAAGCATCTGTAAAAACAAGTTTTATGGGTGAATACTTGTATAATTCTTCCGATTTGACTCTACCTAAATTAAGGTAAACATAATTTAATTCAAGTTCCGAAACAGTTTCTTCAATAATACCTCTTGATTTTATTACTTCAATTTCATTA contains:
- a CDS encoding GumC family protein — encoded protein: MQNITPLNTQNNINFKEEVFKYVSNWKWFLLGVILTLATAYLYLRYSIPQYKATAKILVKDDRKGGIASELAAFSDLGLLSNVKSNVDNEIEVIKSRGIIEETVSELELNYVYLNLGRVKSEELYKYSPIKLVFTDASEEFKNKGHYYRIESKSEKEFTIFDVSDNKLGVYSFDNPFELERQKAVLLKTEFYKDKKVFNIGLQITPIKNVVEGLKSRLMVTTLNKYSSVIELSLVDPVKEKAEDFLNVLVTNYNEDAVNDKKYVAENTSEFIEKRLELITEELKDVEEDVERFKKDNRVTDIVSEAGLYLENASEFEKMDIENETQLKVVESMLSYIQTNDNELIPSNIIPAEQGASSQINDYNRLVLERNRLLKSAAEKNVLVQNIDNKIAALRETVASSLKQLKSNLVIKQRDLKRQNAILSGKISQIPTQEKVYKDIFRKQNVKEALYLYLLQKREETAISLAVTAPNAKVIDEALASTSPVAPNRRLIYLGAIIIGLLIPFAIIYVINLFDTKVKSRGDIENKLTIPFLGEVPRMEGNNLIIQSSDRSGTAEALRIVRTNLEFLLNNAQSEKAKTIFLTSTYPKEGKTFISVNVASIIAHSDKKVLLIGLDVRNPKLDEYVTVPSKGVTNFLADKSLSSIKDLIVASKEIANLDILPSGVIPPNPAELLMNGKMEKLFDEVKSEYDYIIVDTAPVSLVTDTLIVAKYADAFVYVARANYLDKRMLELPQKLYTENKLPNMSILLNDTDVKKGYGYGYGYGYGYGVEVKKKPFWKR